The Flavobacterium piscisymbiosum genome includes a region encoding these proteins:
- a CDS encoding SusC/RagA family TonB-linked outer membrane protein, translated as MTFTIHDLRKILFFLALLLSSFKGFSQNKNITLQLKNKPISLIIKAIEEQTDFRIIYNARKIDAEQLADINVQNVSLETALTQLFAGKNISFYIQKKQVLLTNAAPATTTATSSDEKERFISGTVYTAKDKQPLPGATIRIKGTGMGAITDFNGKFVYQLKGNDINNLVLEAGFLGMISQSVKADNKKEFTFYLEEFTDELSQVVITSSYGTKKMKEEIVGSISTINAKDIPVQQASESIDKMLEGQVAGVLIENTSGISGPVKINIRGQGTLKPLNGSLLGTSTQPLIIVDGVIMNEQKGIDNEAFDGRGGLGENLSNPLAFISPDNIESFTVLKDAAAVGIYGADGANGVILITTKKGKQGKAKFQFSNQLGVSTAINQIKYLNGEQYNEINNAFNASTTADYVPTPYNGVNTNWFDLLNNSGIYNKYNFSVSGGTSKITYRTNITYLKIDEPQLGNTTKQLNGGLNIGYKHSKWDINLSFNPSYVKKDAPNIYYDFAYLPTIAPYNPDGTYSKLGLIGSTGGNPLAAIEQNKNETDSKAILGSLNLGYELNKNIRFTTLFGIDYLDKVQDRYFSGENESGQLNGSFVLDKINYPNYGRRLFNKRNSTKWNWQGNMLFNKEINKNNSIDGVVGFELSDEKTNFNSASATGFKNPNVINNIEDAIQDDNPNTIIDETYGRQTYKSDINYNSRVSFFGQINYNYKKRYYVLANIRRDESSVFGDDTNVALNSGAGLAWILSNENFLNNSSWIDFLKLKVSYGSTGNSRIGSYRAKGLYNVLQNGYNGGSYATPSASPNGNLSWEKNKKFNAGIDFNVFNAVQLSLEYYYDDLNDLITSREIPTETGYGSMQLNAASMYNKGFELTAAIKWFQKGKFKWTSTFNISTVDNKVTDLIGLGSDYSIANIALAQKIGYSTTTIWGVQWAGIDPGTGRDLIRKNGQIYDAVTYKSLFNESDWEPIGDLQPKAFGGFSNSFSFNNSISLTITGAFQLGGDKLISDEIISKYNNLSNRNMSVNAYDYWRNPGDIVSQPAPSRNTLLPNLSKYVYDATYFKISNINLSYNVPIKNTFLDSLVIFGDVSNAFYWYKEKSPSGMNGIKELSFNYPQARTISLGINTKF; from the coding sequence ATGACTTTTACGATACACGATTTAAGGAAAATTCTATTTTTCCTAGCCTTGCTTTTATCCAGTTTTAAAGGTTTTTCTCAGAATAAAAACATCACTTTGCAGCTAAAAAACAAACCTATTAGTTTGATTATTAAAGCTATTGAAGAACAAACCGATTTTAGGATTATTTATAACGCCCGAAAAATTGATGCTGAGCAACTGGCAGATATCAATGTTCAGAATGTGAGTTTAGAAACTGCTCTAACGCAACTATTTGCCGGTAAAAATATTTCGTTTTACATCCAGAAAAAACAGGTTTTATTAACGAACGCTGCTCCTGCCACAACAACTGCGACATCTTCTGATGAAAAAGAAAGATTCATTAGCGGAACGGTTTACACTGCCAAAGACAAACAACCGCTTCCCGGCGCGACGATTCGCATAAAAGGAACCGGAATGGGCGCTATAACTGATTTTAACGGAAAATTTGTATATCAGCTAAAAGGAAATGACATCAATAATCTGGTGCTTGAAGCTGGATTTTTAGGAATGATTTCTCAATCTGTAAAAGCAGATAATAAAAAAGAATTTACTTTTTACCTTGAAGAATTCACAGACGAATTGAGTCAGGTAGTCATTACTTCATCTTATGGAACGAAAAAGATGAAAGAGGAAATTGTGGGAAGTATTTCGACCATAAATGCCAAAGATATTCCGGTTCAGCAGGCTTCTGAAAGTATAGACAAAATGCTTGAAGGGCAAGTTGCAGGTGTTTTAATCGAGAATACTTCCGGAATTAGCGGTCCTGTAAAAATAAATATTCGTGGTCAGGGAACCTTGAAACCTTTAAACGGAAGTTTATTAGGAACTTCAACTCAGCCTTTAATTATTGTGGATGGCGTGATTATGAATGAACAAAAAGGAATAGACAACGAGGCTTTTGATGGAAGAGGTGGCCTTGGAGAAAATTTATCTAACCCACTCGCTTTTATTTCTCCTGATAATATCGAAAGTTTTACGGTCCTTAAAGATGCTGCAGCAGTTGGTATTTACGGGGCCGACGGAGCAAATGGTGTTATTTTGATTACAACCAAAAAAGGAAAACAAGGAAAAGCTAAGTTTCAATTTTCAAATCAGCTTGGGGTTTCTACTGCGATCAATCAAATTAAATACCTGAACGGAGAGCAGTACAATGAAATAAACAATGCTTTTAATGCCAGTACAACAGCTGACTACGTTCCTACTCCTTACAACGGAGTGAATACCAATTGGTTTGATCTTTTAAACAATTCTGGAATCTATAATAAATATAATTTTAGCGTTTCGGGAGGAACTTCAAAAATTACATATCGTACTAATATTACGTATTTGAAAATTGATGAACCTCAGTTAGGCAATACAACAAAACAGTTAAACGGTGGACTTAATATAGGGTACAAACATTCTAAATGGGATATCAATTTATCTTTTAACCCAAGTTATGTCAAAAAAGATGCGCCAAATATTTATTATGATTTTGCCTATCTGCCAACTATTGCTCCTTACAACCCAGACGGAACGTATTCTAAATTGGGTTTAATTGGTTCAACCGGAGGAAATCCTCTCGCTGCTATTGAACAAAATAAAAATGAAACCGACTCTAAAGCTATCTTAGGAAGTTTGAATTTGGGATATGAACTTAATAAAAACATTAGATTTACTACTTTATTTGGTATAGATTATCTGGATAAAGTACAAGATCGTTATTTCTCTGGTGAGAATGAAAGCGGACAACTTAATGGGAGCTTTGTTTTAGACAAAATTAATTATCCTAACTACGGAAGAAGATTGTTCAATAAACGAAACTCGACCAAATGGAACTGGCAGGGAAATATGTTGTTCAATAAAGAAATCAATAAAAATAATAGTATTGATGGTGTTGTGGGATTTGAGCTTTCTGATGAAAAAACCAATTTTAACTCTGCTTCTGCAACAGGATTTAAAAACCCTAACGTAATTAATAATATCGAAGATGCCATTCAGGACGATAATCCCAATACTATAATTGACGAAACTTACGGAAGGCAGACCTACAAAAGCGATATCAATTATAATTCACGAGTTTCTTTCTTTGGACAGATTAACTATAATTATAAAAAGAGATACTATGTTTTAGCAAATATTCGACGTGATGAAAGTTCTGTTTTTGGAGATGATACTAACGTAGCTTTAAACAGCGGCGCAGGTTTGGCCTGGATTCTTTCTAATGAAAATTTCTTAAATAACTCTTCGTGGATTGATTTCCTTAAACTAAAAGTAAGCTACGGTTCTACCGGAAATTCAAGAATTGGTTCTTATCGCGCCAAAGGATTATACAATGTTCTTCAGAACGGATATAATGGCGGATCGTATGCAACGCCTAGTGCTTCTCCTAACGGAAATTTAAGCTGGGAGAAAAACAAAAAGTTCAATGCAGGAATCGACTTTAATGTATTTAATGCCGTACAATTATCATTAGAATATTATTATGATGACTTAAACGACCTGATTACAAGCCGGGAAATCCCTACCGAAACAGGTTACGGCTCAATGCAGCTAAATGCTGCAAGTATGTACAATAAAGGTTTTGAATTGACTGCCGCAATAAAATGGTTTCAAAAAGGAAAATTCAAATGGACATCGACATTCAATATCTCAACCGTCGACAATAAAGTCACTGATTTAATAGGTTTAGGAAGTGATTATTCTATAGCTAATATTGCTCTTGCTCAAAAAATTGGTTACAGTACAACCACAATCTGGGGAGTGCAGTGGGCTGGTATTGATCCTGGAACAGGACGCGATTTAATTAGAAAAAACGGACAGATTTATGATGCTGTTACTTATAAAAGTTTATTTAATGAGAGCGATTGGGAACCTATTGGAGATTTGCAACCAAAAGCATTTGGAGGTTTCAGCAACAGTTTCTCTTTTAATAATAGCATTAGTTTAACTATTACAGGTGCTTTTCAATTGGGAGGTGACAAGTTAATTTCAGATGAAATTATTTCAAAATATAATAATCTTTCTAATCGAAATATGTCTGTAAATGCATATGATTACTGGAGAAACCCTGGCGATATTGTTTCGCAGCCGGCACCAAGCAGAAACACACTTTTACCTAACTTAAGTAAATATGTATATGATGCGACTTACTTTAAAATTAGTAATATCAACCTGAGTTATAATGTACCTATCAAAAATACTTTCCTGGATAGTCTGGTCATTTTTGGCGATGTTTCTAATGCCTTTTACTGGTACAAAGAAAAAAGTCCGTCAGGCATGAACGGAATTAAAGAATTAAGCTTTAACTATCCGCAAGCCAGAACCATTTCATTAGGAATTAATACAAAATTTTAA
- a CDS encoding FecR family protein: MTSEIIYKYLSNEASEQEVQMLFEWIDASEENKKHFITLKKTWALTALSEDISTASTPVIAVQPKKKAIQYLKYAAVFLFLFGLGKLAFDFNQKTKSSKEIVLELADGRSEYITKDNQTKLVNDKGDLIAKKFPNQIIYFGKVQDQEVVYNTLKVPYGKKFKLTLSDGTVVSLNSGTTLKYPEQFGINGKRNVYLTGEAFFEVAKDKQHPFIVNANQVDIEVLGTKFNVSAYPENPTVNGTLVEGSIEMYEVDNKINAVLLQPNQMATWNNNSKKITTKEVDPGFYSAWTKGELAFKDTPFSTIAKIIQRTYDVEIINENAVLAKQNFTGTIKISESSVENILELLKRDTPFNYSVKGNTITITNLR, from the coding sequence ATGACATCGGAAATCATTTATAAATACCTTTCGAACGAAGCTTCAGAACAAGAAGTTCAAATGCTGTTTGAATGGATTGATGCTTCGGAAGAAAATAAAAAGCATTTTATTACGCTAAAGAAAACTTGGGCATTAACAGCACTTTCTGAAGATATTTCGACAGCATCAACTCCGGTAATTGCTGTTCAGCCTAAAAAGAAAGCCATTCAGTATTTGAAATATGCCGCTGTATTTTTGTTTTTATTTGGTTTAGGAAAACTGGCTTTCGATTTTAATCAGAAAACAAAATCATCAAAAGAAATTGTTTTAGAATTAGCCGATGGCCGCTCTGAATATATTACGAAAGACAACCAAACGAAATTAGTAAACGACAAAGGCGATTTGATTGCGAAGAAATTTCCAAACCAAATTATTTATTTTGGAAAAGTTCAGGATCAGGAAGTGGTTTACAATACGCTAAAAGTTCCTTACGGGAAAAAATTTAAACTTACCCTTTCTGACGGAACTGTTGTGAGTTTAAATTCAGGAACAACTTTAAAATATCCGGAACAATTTGGCATTAACGGAAAAAGAAATGTGTACTTAACCGGTGAAGCTTTTTTTGAAGTCGCCAAAGACAAACAGCATCCTTTTATTGTAAACGCCAATCAGGTTGATATTGAAGTTCTGGGAACGAAATTCAATGTAAGTGCTTATCCTGAAAACCCAACTGTAAATGGTACTTTGGTCGAAGGAAGCATTGAGATGTATGAAGTCGACAACAAAATAAATGCGGTTTTGCTTCAACCCAATCAAATGGCAACCTGGAACAATAACTCCAAAAAAATTACAACAAAAGAAGTTGACCCAGGCTTTTATTCGGCTTGGACAAAAGGTGAACTTGCTTTTAAAGATACCCCATTCTCTACTATCGCTAAAATAATTCAGCGTACCTACGACGTTGAAATTATCAATGAAAATGCTGTTTTGGCCAAACAGAATTTTACAGGAACGATTAAAATTAGCGAATCCAGTGTCGAAAACATTTTAGAACTTCTAAAACGTGACACGCCATTTAATTATTCCGTTAAAGGAAATACGATAACCATTACCAATCTTCGATAA
- a CDS encoding RNA polymerase sigma-70 factor → MNNNTSFELHLFESFKEGDETAFTYFYDKYFRRITAFSIQFIYDKDEAENLAQEALVYLWQNKETVESLNGIQSFLYTYAKSKCLNMIRHNKVKDKFKSEVLNQKERELDIEILNSVQFDTLELTELERLIQESISDLPPKTREVFIKKRFENKKNAEIAEEMQVTLKAVEAHMTKALKILKTKLSDYLFLIFILICNN, encoded by the coding sequence ATGAACAATAATACCAGTTTCGAACTACATCTTTTTGAATCTTTCAAAGAAGGAGACGAAACTGCTTTCACTTATTTTTACGATAAATACTTTCGCAGAATCACCGCTTTTAGTATTCAGTTTATTTATGATAAAGATGAAGCTGAAAATCTGGCGCAGGAAGCTCTTGTGTATTTGTGGCAAAATAAGGAAACTGTCGAATCGCTAAATGGTATACAATCTTTTTTATATACTTATGCCAAATCGAAATGCCTGAATATGATTCGTCATAATAAGGTAAAGGATAAATTCAAAAGTGAAGTTTTAAACCAAAAAGAAAGAGAACTGGATATCGAAATCTTAAACTCCGTGCAGTTTGATACTTTAGAATTGACCGAACTTGAACGTTTAATTCAGGAATCGATAAGCGATCTTCCGCCCAAAACCCGCGAAGTTTTTATAAAAAAACGTTTCGAGAATAAAAAAAATGCAGAAATCGCCGAAGAAATGCAAGTAACCTTAAAAGCTGTAGAAGCCCATATGACAAAGGCTTTGAAGATTTTAAAAACCAAATTATCAGATTATCTGTTCTTAATTTTTATCCTTATTTGTAATAATTAA
- a CDS encoding alpha-galactosidase, giving the protein MSVLLTVFFCIPALAQKSIKMTFGKSGIITYDVKQKTIAVTQHGVNVFSGAKTAVVVNGKTIAASLYPDAVFAKETINDDLGKGLKYTLTYKENSKPTVVQSFLTYNNKGYFITQIEILGNGQKVATNYIAPLDLGKIAFDKIENLQTVFVPYDNDAFISYNSKKLDTIAQNTSGEVGIIFNNKSRNGFIVGSLEHTVWKSAVKTINQNKQASFSAWAGYSEKENTRDSIAHGIVKGDRVASPKFFVGYYSDWRNGMEEYAKTNRIVEKPYVFAWDKPTPVGWNSWGVLMEKINFENTTKVADFFTNSVPEFRVGNTAYIDLDSFWDNMVKGGFTGDFSKLKEFADYCKKKGLEPGAYWAPFTDWGWKDGPNRKAEGSDYTFGEMWTKTGNTYFDFDGARAIDPTHPGTLKRVDYVINKLKECGFKMIKIDFLGHAAAESTSFYDKDVTTGMQAYKVGMEHLVNTLDGKMLIYAAISPNMATSRYAHVRRIACDAWKTIEQTQYTLNSVNYGWWQTYSYDYIDADHVVFADVTEGENRARLISSVITGTLITGDDYSKDGIWSKRAKEWLQNKEMLKIVENGVAFRPVEGNTGKLTTEVFEQKIGNNWYIAVLNYGNMPKNYALPLERLGVKKGNYKLQDVFTAQNIDVKNNSINLSIGSKDARLFKIVNR; this is encoded by the coding sequence ATGTCCGTTTTACTAACGGTATTTTTTTGCATTCCGGCTTTGGCACAAAAAAGTATTAAAATGACATTTGGCAAAAGCGGCATAATTACTTATGATGTAAAACAGAAAACAATTGCTGTTACTCAACACGGGGTAAATGTGTTTAGCGGAGCAAAAACTGCTGTAGTAGTAAATGGAAAAACAATTGCAGCAAGTTTATATCCTGATGCTGTTTTTGCGAAAGAAACAATTAATGATGATTTGGGAAAAGGACTAAAATATACACTTACTTATAAAGAAAATAGCAAGCCTACAGTAGTCCAAAGTTTTTTAACTTATAACAATAAGGGCTATTTTATAACTCAAATAGAAATTTTAGGCAACGGACAAAAAGTAGCAACCAATTATATTGCGCCATTAGATTTAGGAAAAATAGCTTTCGATAAAATAGAAAATCTGCAAACGGTTTTTGTTCCTTATGATAATGATGCCTTCATCAGTTACAATTCTAAAAAATTAGATACAATCGCTCAAAATACAAGTGGTGAGGTTGGAATTATTTTCAATAACAAATCCCGTAACGGTTTTATTGTAGGTTCGCTTGAACATACAGTTTGGAAAAGTGCCGTAAAAACCATCAATCAAAACAAACAAGCTTCGTTTTCTGCCTGGGCTGGATATTCAGAGAAAGAAAATACGCGAGATAGTATTGCGCATGGTATTGTAAAAGGCGATAGAGTAGCTTCTCCAAAATTTTTCGTGGGTTATTATTCAGACTGGAGAAATGGGATGGAAGAATATGCAAAAACCAATCGTATCGTAGAGAAACCCTATGTTTTTGCCTGGGACAAACCAACTCCGGTAGGCTGGAACAGTTGGGGAGTTTTGATGGAGAAAATCAATTTTGAAAACACAACGAAAGTGGCAGATTTCTTTACTAATTCGGTTCCGGAATTTCGTGTTGGTAATACCGCTTATATCGACCTTGATTCGTTTTGGGACAATATGGTAAAAGGTGGTTTTACCGGAGATTTTAGTAAACTAAAAGAATTTGCTGATTATTGTAAAAAGAAAGGTTTAGAACCGGGAGCCTATTGGGCACCTTTTACAGATTGGGGCTGGAAAGATGGTCCTAACCGTAAAGCCGAAGGAAGCGATTATACGTTTGGCGAAATGTGGACGAAAACCGGAAATACTTATTTTGATTTTGATGGTGCACGTGCTATCGATCCTACACATCCGGGAACGCTTAAACGTGTTGATTATGTGATCAATAAACTAAAAGAATGCGGTTTTAAAATGATTAAAATCGACTTTTTAGGACACGCTGCCGCGGAATCTACTTCGTTTTACGATAAGGATGTAACGACAGGAATGCAGGCTTACAAAGTAGGAATGGAACATTTAGTCAATACTTTAGACGGAAAAATGTTGATTTATGCTGCGATTTCTCCCAATATGGCCACTTCACGTTACGCACACGTTCGTCGTATTGCGTGCGATGCCTGGAAAACGATCGAGCAAACACAATACACCTTAAATAGTGTCAATTATGGTTGGTGGCAAACGTATTCATACGATTATATCGATGCAGATCACGTGGTTTTTGCAGATGTTACAGAAGGAGAAAACCGTGCGAGATTAATTTCGTCTGTTATTACAGGTACTTTAATTACGGGAGACGATTACAGTAAAGACGGAATCTGGAGCAAACGTGCAAAAGAATGGCTTCAGAATAAAGAGATGCTTAAAATTGTCGAAAATGGAGTAGCATTCCGTCCTGTAGAAGGAAATACAGGAAAATTAACCACCGAAGTTTTCGAACAAAAAATTGGCAACAATTGGTATATAGCTGTTTTGAATTACGGAAATATGCCTAAAAACTATGCACTTCCTTTAGAAAGATTAGGCGTGAAAAAGGGCAACTATAAATTGCAGGATGTTTTTACCGCTCAAAATATCGACGTAAAAAACAACAGTATCAATTTAAGTATTGGTTCTAAAGATGCTCGTTTATTTAAAATTGTAAATCGTTAA
- a CDS encoding sialate O-acetylesterase, whose protein sequence is MKKQFFKKTMLLLTLLILSSNAVNATVSLPSFFTDNMVLQQKSAVPFWGESDAKSVSITTSWDKKTYKTNVENGKWKVVFKTPVYGGPYTITINDGTIKTLNNILIGEVWLCSGQSNMEMPLEGWGKINNYKEEIANANYPQIRLLQAEHIESTLPVNTLKVQHDGWNVCSPATIADFSATAYFFARKIYNEKKIPIGLIHSSWGGTLIEAWTSSGALTTIHDFDAEIQAMKSEVDQEALLKNYNADMTIWEKKLADSDKGFQNAKAIWATANFDDSSWKTMRLPAFFENKGLSNFDGVVWFRKKVNITSTNADFTLNYLADDDDMIWVNGNYIGETKGYNVERHYTIPSKFLKKGENFITIRVFDGAGNGGVYGDENFTLKSGKETISLAGDWKYNIGADIKDLPAKPYLAQGQNRPSAIYNAMIAPLIDYKIKGVIWYQGESNAERAHQYQKLFPLLINDWRDKFKDKNLPFFFVQLANYKQQKEQPGDSDWAELREAQFKALKLSNTGMAVTTDIGNGEDIHPKNKQDVGGRLASIALAKVYNTKIDYSGPLYKSYNIKGNTVTVDFDFNKNIKARDDTLKGFSIAGSDQKFYWAVAKVVNGKVEVYAQEVLNPVAVRYNWADNPDGNLTNESGLPASSFRTDVWAGITQEKK, encoded by the coding sequence ATGAAAAAACAGTTTTTTAAGAAAACGATGCTATTATTGACGTTACTAATCCTTTCGTCAAATGCGGTTAATGCGACAGTATCATTACCTTCTTTCTTTACAGATAATATGGTGCTGCAGCAAAAAAGCGCCGTTCCGTTTTGGGGAGAAAGCGATGCGAAATCAGTAAGTATTACGACTTCATGGGATAAAAAAACATACAAAACCAATGTCGAAAATGGCAAATGGAAGGTAGTTTTTAAAACTCCGGTTTATGGAGGACCGTACACGATTACTATAAATGACGGAACAATTAAAACGCTCAACAATATTTTAATTGGCGAAGTTTGGTTGTGTTCCGGACAAAGTAATATGGAAATGCCGCTGGAAGGTTGGGGAAAAATCAATAATTATAAGGAAGAAATAGCCAATGCCAATTATCCACAAATACGATTATTACAGGCAGAACATATAGAAAGTACTTTACCAGTAAACACACTAAAAGTACAACACGACGGGTGGAATGTTTGCAGTCCTGCAACTATAGCTGATTTTAGCGCAACGGCTTATTTTTTTGCAAGAAAGATTTACAACGAAAAAAAGATTCCAATTGGGTTAATTCATTCTTCCTGGGGAGGAACACTTATCGAAGCCTGGACAAGTTCCGGAGCGTTAACCACCATTCATGATTTTGATGCCGAAATTCAGGCGATGAAATCTGAAGTTGATCAGGAGGCTTTACTGAAAAACTATAATGCCGATATGACCATCTGGGAAAAGAAATTAGCAGATTCAGATAAAGGATTCCAAAACGCAAAAGCTATTTGGGCAACAGCCAATTTTGATGATTCATCCTGGAAAACTATGCGATTGCCGGCATTTTTTGAAAATAAAGGATTATCCAATTTTGATGGCGTAGTCTGGTTTAGAAAAAAAGTAAATATTACTTCAACCAATGCCGACTTTACCCTAAATTATTTGGCAGATGATGACGATATGATTTGGGTAAACGGAAATTATATTGGCGAAACCAAAGGTTATAATGTAGAACGTCATTATACAATTCCGTCAAAGTTCCTCAAAAAAGGCGAGAACTTTATAACAATAAGAGTTTTTGACGGAGCAGGAAACGGCGGAGTTTACGGAGATGAGAATTTCACTTTAAAATCAGGAAAAGAAACCATCTCATTAGCCGGAGACTGGAAATATAATATTGGCGCAGATATCAAAGATTTGCCTGCTAAACCTTATTTGGCTCAAGGCCAAAACAGACCAAGCGCGATATACAATGCGATGATTGCACCTTTGATTGATTATAAAATAAAAGGAGTAATCTGGTATCAGGGAGAAAGTAATGCCGAAAGAGCGCATCAATACCAGAAGTTATTTCCACTGTTGATAAACGATTGGAGAGACAAATTTAAAGATAAAAATTTACCGTTTTTCTTTGTTCAATTGGCGAATTACAAACAACAAAAAGAACAACCGGGAGATTCAGATTGGGCAGAGTTGAGAGAAGCGCAATTTAAAGCTTTGAAACTATCGAACACCGGAATGGCCGTTACAACCGATATAGGGAACGGAGAAGACATTCACCCAAAAAACAAACAAGATGTAGGAGGTCGTTTGGCGAGTATTGCTTTAGCAAAAGTGTACAATACCAAAATCGATTATTCGGGACCGTTGTATAAATCGTACAACATAAAAGGAAATACAGTTACGGTTGATTTTGATTTTAATAAAAACATAAAAGCCAGAGACGATACGCTTAAAGGATTTAGTATTGCAGGATCAGACCAAAAGTTTTATTGGGCTGTAGCCAAAGTAGTAAACGGCAAAGTCGAGGTATATGCTCAGGAAGTACTAAATCCGGTTGCTGTTCGATACAATTGGGCTGATAATCCTGACGGAAATTTAACGAACGAATCGGGATTGCCTGCATCATCCTTTAGAACAGATGTTTGGGCAGGAATTACACAAGAAAAGAAATAA